taactacgaacGAACCCAGCCTTGAGCCCTGCCTAAGAGTCTAAGTGCACTCAGTGACTACTCTAACTTGGTGTTGAATACTTTGACATATTTCCAATGTGTTTCCTATTGTTTATAAACATTTTCAGAGCCCCAGAAATGAATTGGGACATTCCCTGATCAAATAGAGTAGAGAAACCTGACATAAGGCAGCCTTGAGCCCTGCCTCTTGCTTAGTGCACAAGCCCCGCCTACAGTCTAAGTGTACTCAGTGACTGCTGTAACTGGTCCTTGAATACTTTAACATATCTCAAGCGGGTGGGGAGGGAAGGGTTGTCGgcgataaaaataaaaaaaaaatcgccaAGTTAATAAAATTTGAAGATATAAAAGAGTTTCGAAGGTacagtgtgacaaaaataatttccctaaataaaaagtataagaATCAATAGTGAGCCAGGGTGAAATCAATGTAAACATTGCTACTTAAGAGTTTGTGCATTATAGATAAAGCTGGCATCTTGAAATTCATAGATGCTATCAATCCAAACTTGTGTTATGTTTGTGCAAGTGCACTTAATGTTGTGGCTGGTCAATGTTAACAACATTAGTAATTAATCAGTAAAAAATGAGGCAAACTAAGACCTCTGTCTGTTGACAGTTGTGCAAAACTAATAACTCACCGCTTTATCCTCCTGGTGAAAAACGAACAGTAATTTACGAGCAATTTTAAAAAGTGAGAGTGCATTTCGTTTTGATGTTGCAGCAGAAGCCTGGAAATAGTCATCTACTTCTTTCCTGGTAAGACAAAGACGAAAAATTTTGAATTATTGTAGAAGGTGACACAGATCACGGAttagcagttttttttactaTCAAGTTTGGAGCACCTTATTTCTTTTTGTAGCCTGCAGCGACATAGAAATCTTCTGACAAGGGATTGGATGTGGATTGCTGCTCTCTCCTTGTCCTTCTGACCTTTCCTCTCCTCTCTTGCCTGCCTGGCTTTATCCAGGAATTCCGACTTGGCGCTTTGAGGTGCCCCAAACATTGTGCGCCctataataaattacatttaattgctGCACTTCTTGGCGACACATGAACATGCTAAGGTCTCCCCTCAACAAGACTAGACAGGGTACACTTACCTGCGGAAGTTCTCGTATAAGGTGTTGTCTGGGCCTGAAGGCTCGCCTGGTGCTATACCTCCACAGTCATGTTGTTGTCTTTGGGGTCCAAGCAGAGGGCAACCCTGATAAACTAACTAACTGGTCATCTTTGGATAAACAAGCGATGCATGTAGAATGGAGCTGAGACAGTTAGCATCCAGTGCTAGTTCGAGGCAAGTATGCTTTAAATATTGTCTCAAATGTGAGCTTCTCACATCGGTTTGTTGATATTTGCGATCATTTCAAGATTAGAGATAATACCTTGCCAATGACAGTCTCGGAAACAGGAGGAATAAATcattacaaatgtaaacaatgagAGCAGAGCCGTACACGAACTGCATCCATTAATCCACGGTGTTTCAGTAAATAAGTTCCGGGTCGGCACAGTTTGTCTCGCAGTATCAATTATTTAGCAGATTACAtgatgtatatattattatctccatactattataattatacaaataatataatcaaAAACAGTCTGTCAGGTGTTGAATAAAGCTTTTAGTTTAGTGTGTTTTATGAGTCAAGGGGAAGGATTTTACTGTTACACAACAGTGGAAACGCGTTTAAGATTAATTATACTGTAATGCATATATTTCTTAGTTAAATTAATTGGGATCAAATTTATTTTCAGGTGTGATTATGATTTAACCTCTAAGATGTACTTAAATTCAAGTCACatattgcattaaaaaacatgaaaaagagACTTTTTAGACTACTTCTatacatgtattatattttgGTGCAAAAGGGAAAGGCGTTTGTCATAAGTACACGCAAAACAAGAATGCTGTAATATTACCCGAACTAGCTACAATGCAATTTATGTAGTACTTTTCATGCCACATAgtccatgtttttttgtggggaggcttttgtttttgtgtggaaaacGTTCATATTTACCCAATTGTTTTACTGTAAATTTtgagaacatttttaaaatatgatggGTATTTTAACAATATAAACTGTATTGTTTATCTAACAGTTGTCTTTACTATAAAACGTGTAGTGTACATTATACAGCAAATAATGTAAAACTGTCTCTTTAATGGGGAGTGTGACGTCTTTGTGAAACCTGCGTAGCCATGGACCGGAAGGAAGTGGGTGTTAGCTGACTTACGTTAGCAAGCTACAGTTACGAAGTCTGCTGTGGTTCTATGGTAATTatgatcttgttttttttattcagactCCCCACAAACTCATTATTGAGTTCGTGTCGATAAAGCAATCGTCATTATGAttgtaattatgtaattttgcTGTTGTATGAGCACATAATCACTAAATAGCCACAAGCTAGCGCGCTATGCTTGTCCGTCTTAAATAAAATTACTACATTTCTCGATTGTCGAGTCATACGGACAAGATCAACTCAAGGCACTTTTTCTGcagaataataatgtaattccgaatattattatttagaaattTGCGAATAAAGTCTTTGATCAATTCTCATCCGATTAAAGCAATGCTTGAACTTTGGTGCATCATTCACTTCTCTACCCTAcatttttaagaactttgagcAGATTTTATACCGGAAAATAGTGCATTTAACATTGAGTCAACACAAAAGCAGGGGCTTGTGATTAAAATCTGGTTTAAAAGTCAGCAGAGtagctattttcattttttgataATAAGGGAATGTTGTCATCacctaatatttaaatttgttttcacACCATTGTATAAAAATAGTGATTGAAACAATCATCAGATGTGTTCAGAGACATCTTTATGAGTACAAATTATATAACCTAAAACCCCTTTAATGACATTCCTTGGGTTGTGAGTTAGTGTTGTTTAAAGTGTAGTTCTCCTGTATTGTGTCTTCTGGGGGGTTGAGTCagttttatttccataatgccaaTTCACAACATCCATGAGTAGGTCAACAACTATGTTCATCACACAAGAAAACTAAGTGAACCCCATCCAAGCCAGCACTTGGCAAATGAGACAATGAGAAACTCCCTCAAGGGATAATACAGTAATTTTGTATTCTAGCTATTCACATCCTACCAAAATGACACTTTAATTTTGACCATACAAAATGACTTCCATACAGGTAAAAGGAAATAGGACTGAGTGCCCCAAACAGGAAAGTTAACTTGAAACTGCATCGTCAGCGTGAGTGCTTAATATAGTAAGGGATGTCCTGCCCTCTGTTCTTATTAGCGCAAACCACCAAAGTTGCTCTGACGGACTGTCTTCTTGTGTTCCAGGAAGAGATGTCAGGAGAGAGTGCCGTGAGCTCGGCAGTGCCGGCAGCCACAACCCGGACCACATCCTTTAAAGGCTCCAGCCCAAGCTCGAAATATGTGAAGCTAAATGTGGGTGGCGCTCTGTACTACACTACAATGCAGACCCTGACCAAGCAGGACACCATGCTCAAGGCCATGTTCAGTGGCAGGATGGAGGTCCTCACCGACAGTGAAGGTTAGCCACTCATTAAATATCTAATGTACCTACAACTGAATGTATGATAGTCTTtcttgagaaaaaagtcagaacaGGAGGTCCCTTCAAACATAGTTGACCTCTCAGTCAGAAGGTTATCTAGCATGGATGCAAACCATGACAAACCATGCCAGGAGAATAGAGGTGTAAGCTAACTCCCATTTGAGGGTGGTATCAGGAGAGTTACAAGAATGTCTCCTTTCCTTTACAATGAATTCTTTGCATTGTCATAGTTAGGATGAtacatttttccacaacatcatccatccattttctattgcaCTTATCCTCACTGTGGTTCCAGGggtattctggagcctatctcagctgcctttgggctaaaggcggggtacaccctggactggtcgccagccaatcgcagggcacatatagacaaataaccattcacacttattcatacttatggacaattgtGAGTCggcaaataacctagcatgcatgtttttggaatgttggagtaaaccggaatacctggagaaaaaacatgcacacacagggagaacatgcaaacttggcacagagatgcccaaatggaGTTTCTCACGtcttatataaatacatattaagggttgtcttatatttgcgTAATTGTTTCATACAATTTCATAATTTGGATGGAAGACTTggattttatagtttttatgcAATTTAAATGTCTTGATTATAAGAGAAAATTGAAACGTTATTTGCCTTTtgcatataaatatacagtaccttagcaacattttaaaaatagaactTCATAGCAAAAAGGATCTGAATAGTTAGAAACAACACTTTTGCTTTATTCCCACATAAAGGTTGGATTTTGATTGATCGCTGTGGTAAACATTTTGGAACAATCCTGAACTACTTGAGAGATGGTGCAGTGCTGTTGCCAGATAGCCGACGGGAAACTGAGGAGCTGCTTGCAGAAGCCAAGTATTACCTCGTCCAAGGCCTTGCTGATGAATGCACAGCTGCTTTGCAGGTACTGCAATCACTGGGGGACTCCAGAATAGGCTGCACTTTTTCTAAAGTTATTAGAcctcaaaggggacctattgtgtaaaaacaaatcatactgggaaggcaggaagtgaaaaaatgtaacataaacagattgtaacctgatacatgttcaaataaaattaaaccattaccatgaaaatacaaaattttaaCAGCAtctataggtcagaaaagtggaaaaagcatagtaCGTCCCCTTTAAACACAATTGTGCTggtattgtatttttcattttactccTATTAAAAAAATCCCCTGCAGGACAAAGAAACCTATGAACCTCTATGTAAAGTGCCTCTAATGACATCATCTAAGGAGGAGCAGAAGCTTATTGCAACTGCAAATAAGGTATGTTGCATTACTGAATGTGCAATtaagtgttttggtttttttttctctaaactggttattgtgtgttcaTAGCCTACAGTTAAACTGCTGTATAACAGAAGCAATAACAAGTATTCGTACACCAGGTGAGGATGCCTCCAATGTCTAAAGAGCTAAAACCCAAGAAATggtataaaattgtatttttttcccccccccagCAATTCAGATGACAACATGCTGAAAAATATTGAGCTGTTCGACAAGCTGTCGTTGCGTTTCAATGGTCGTGTCCTCTTCATCAAAGATGTGATTGGGGATGAGATCTGCTGCTGGTCCTTTTATGGACAAGGGCGGAAGATTGCTGAAGTGTGTTGCACTTCCATTGTTTATGCCACCGAAAAGAAGCAGACGAAGGTAAGCTTGTCTTATCATTTTTCTGTATCGCTTGTCTGCATTCTTATTTCTTTGAAAGGGGGTCCAAGCCAACAATTCCAACTTTTCAGACTATGTTATATGTTTAAATTGTACTCCTGAGTTAACTTATCCCTGATTTCGTTTTTATGCTGCTCGACCTCTAACTAATCAGAACAGAGTAGGCATGGTCAAGGAGGAGGCTGGGGAATCTGTGTAGAGGAGAAGAATGTTGATTTACTCTGTACACAACCTTATTTatggtgtatttatttaaataaacataCTATAGTGCCCCACTGGGATccaatatgatttaaaaagcccctgaaatgagcaggatcaggtctcTTTAATTGTGGTGGACCTCTGCACGTGTACACTAGGTGGAGTTCCCTGAGGCTCGCATCTATGAGGAGACCCTCAACATCCTCCTGTACGAGTCCCATGATGGGAGAGGGCCGGACAATGCTCTACTAGAGGCAACAGGGGGCGCTGCAGGACGATCCCATCACCTGGATGAAGATGAGGAGCAAGAACAAATTGTACGTAGGATCCATATCAAACGACTAGACAACCGTACACACCACCATCATTGAACTTGTACTTCTCTTAGCCGTGGTTTTGCACCACAACTGTGCCTTACACCAGCCACCACAGCGCCTCTTATGTCCTTCACCAGGAGGCTGTTTTAATGTGGATTGAAGTAGTCCACTTTATCTTTTGTGTTGTGGTCCAGTACACCAGTGTTTGTTGCTCACTTATCTCACTGTTCTCTGCTAGCGTGCAGAAGCATCATAATCAGATGATTGTTCACTGTAATTTTATCTTAactttgtgtgttgtttgtatatttatcacAAGTGGTCCTAACATTACACCCAAAGCCCGGTTTTTCAAAAGGTTAAGTCTGAAtttggtaagtttttttttttttaaactatccATGATTCATAAGAATCATCCATGATCACGTAATCTATCTTACTTTTGAGAAGGCAACATCAGATTGGCTCAGTCTGATCCGAAAAAATCATTACATtttaatcatgaaaaaaataatcacaaataaatatatttgttaaatATTGACAGCTGTTTGGGGGATTATCTTATGAGGCCAAACTCTACTTTGCTGTAAGGCTAAAAGGCTGAATAGGTTATAGCCTACATAATCACTGTCGTTGGACAGATGAATACATGAAATTAAAACCTTATGAATAAATAGGATATCTTGTAGGCTATATTGCCTGATtgaaatactgtatagtattatgtaatataattttaaagttTCATTACATTTTGGGTCTGAAATCCACGTTGAATCCACCCTTCTGATGGGATCAGCTTAATCCAGATATTTTGGATCAAAGTGATCGCAATCCTATTTAAAAGTTCTGAACAACCCAAACTGAAGGTTTGATCTGGATCAAGACCAACATTGAAGTACGTGATCTAATCGGATTGTATgatatgttttttcttttgaaaaacCCATTTGATCCAATCTGTTACCCAAATTCCAgcagattatttttgtaaaaccgGGCCCGGGAGAGCAAGAATGATACAGTGAGCTGCACCTAATCTTTCCTCATGTTTATGCATCTTAGGTATCCACTGTGATCACTCATTGGGTGAGCTAAGTGTTCAccaccactaggtggcagtgttTTATTATTAGGTTACCTGGACCATTATGAAGCCTGATAAAACCTTTTATTAGATACAATTATGTTCATCTAAGATGGATGCAATAATTTCATATAGTGTTTCCACcatatttagtttaattttttagaTACAGAGTTAGAATGAATGGTTTAACCAGAGATCTCCCTAGCAGGAAATGAGTCCTGTCAAAATGCTTTTTAACAGGTAGAGAAATTCGAGCTGCATTCATCATTTGGTTTGCACACAGACTCACCATACTAGGAGATCAATTGTCCAGAAGTCagcatatatgtatgtttttatatgtatacatgATCTATCTCAAATAAATttatatacatgtatttgttctgtttttttattgccagGGAAGATCATTTAACAAATTATACTATTCATTTTACTGCACTTGGGGCCCCATGGTCACTGGCCACAACAAACTTGCACAAATTAAGTAGTATAAAATTTCTGCTTTACAAAGACAAATGTCAGTTTTGACTAACACTGTAAgaggtatttatttaataatgttgtAGTGGCAGAAATAcagtgtttctaatattttactTCCCTTTTGTAGCTACATGATTCAGGCATTTTAAAATAGCAACAGCAGTCCGGtgcagttttacatttttttgtgtttttcaaactccaataataat
This DNA window, taken from Doryrhamphus excisus isolate RoL2022-K1 chromosome 4, RoL_Dexc_1.0, whole genome shotgun sequence, encodes the following:
- the LOC131127774 gene encoding BTB/POZ domain-containing adapter for CUL3-mediated RhoA degradation protein 3 encodes the protein MEEMSGESAVSSAVPAATTRTTSFKGSSPSSKYVKLNVGGALYYTTMQTLTKQDTMLKAMFSGRMEVLTDSEGWILIDRCGKHFGTILNYLRDGAVLLPDSRRETEELLAEAKYYLVQGLADECTAALQDKETYEPLCKVPLMTSSKEEQKLIATANKPTVKLLYNRSNNKYSYTSNSDDNMLKNIELFDKLSLRFNGRVLFIKDVIGDEICCWSFYGQGRKIAEVCCTSIVYATEKKQTKVEFPEARIYEETLNILLYESHDGRGPDNALLEATGGAAGRSHHLDEDEEQEQIVRRIHIKRLDNRTHHHH